In a single window of the Raphanus sativus cultivar WK10039 chromosome 9, ASM80110v3, whole genome shotgun sequence genome:
- the LOC108826658 gene encoding UPF0496 protein At5g66660-like — protein MGAAALVCRLMSKYLSSDKNVTNEEKLSFYTSACEEDPELKSFDSSLDQRLSKLKSSLSTGGKTGNNSLNAVKSVCGFLVEVNQNLAENIIANKDLLKKEDLKSLVGLYCESSTSTLDLFTTVSNCTNKAKLSIEIIRVAIQQFEKESMDTNFGGGNVKKAKYAKTLEELNKVKARGDPFGDEFKDKLKSVRAEHLVLLEKLGELVKKLEKKHHRLKRKRKLTTIAFGSVAASILAIEVCALVVAPQLAVNGAVQGAAGLGQLMVAGGIYANDKMTTREKDLDTQKEVVNIMFDSTNVNIQGTNTINSLVEKLIVSLSLILGSVEQVKREEEAVKPVMEAIVTEVDAFASSIKDVGKAVATCSSCVASGKLQVLESITNYFLNAG, from the coding sequence ATGGGGGCTGCTGCGTTAGTCTGTCGACTAATGTCGAAATACTTGAGTTCCGACAAGAATGTAACCAATGAAGAAAAACTGAGTTTTTACACATCCGCTTGTGAAGAAGATCCAGAGCTCAAATCCTTTGATTCTTCGCTTGACCAACGACTTAGCAAATTGAAGAGCTCGCTCAGTACAGGTGGCAAGACTGGAAATAATTCCCTAAACGCAGTCAAGTCGGTGTGCGGGTTTCTAGTTGAAGTGAACCAAAATTTGGCTGAGAACATTATCGCCAACAAAGATTTATTGAAGAAGGAAGATCTAAAGTCTTTGGTTGGGCTCTATTGTGAGAGTTCCACAAGTACTCTAGATTTATTTACTACAGTGAGTAACTGCACCAATAAGGCAAAGTTAAGCATCGAGATCATTCGAGTCGCGATCCAACAGTTTGAAAAAGAGTCGATGGACACAAATTTCGGAGGAGGAAACGTGAAGAAGGCCAAGTATGCCAAAACGTTAGAGGAGCTGAATAAGGTTAAAGCTAGGGGAGATCCTTTTGGTGACGAGTTCAAGGATAAGTTGAAGTCTGTACGCGCGGAGCACCTTGTGCTTTTAGAGAAGTTAGGTGAGCTGGTGAAGAAGCTTGAAAAAAAACACCATAGATTAAAGAGAAAGAGGAAATTGACGACTATTGCTTTCGGTTCTGTGGCTGCGTCTATTTTGGCCATAGAGGTTTGTGCATTAGTTGTAGCACCTCAGTTGGCGGTAAATGGTGCGGTTCAGGGTGCGGCTGGGTTGGGCCAACTGATGGTAGCTGGAGGAATATATGCCAATGATAAGATGACAACCCGTGAGAAGGATTTGGATACACAGAAAGAGGTGGTCAATATTATGTTTGACAGTACGAATGTCAACATCCAAGGCACAAATACGATAAATAGCCTAGTCGAGAAACTTATTGTGAGTCTCTCATTGATTTTGGGGTCCGTGGAGCAGGTTAAAAGAGAAGAGGAGGCCGTAAAACCTGTGATGGAAGCAATCGTTACGGAAGTGGATGCGTTTGCTAGTTCAATTAAGGATGTTGGTAAAGCTGTGGCTACGTGTAGCTCATGTGTAGCTTCTGGAAAACTACAAGTCCTGGAAAGCATAaccaattattttttaaacgCTGGATAA